Proteins encoded by one window of Anaeromyxobacter diazotrophicus:
- a CDS encoding CAP domain-containing protein — protein sequence MTGRRRPGALALLALALACGHAPPAPAPAPPPGAPPPGAPPSSPAAPALSARGRYGPEPSDAPSALERAALEAALARLAPRPRPSAALAVAARALASGAADGAREPLSRERVRLALAGALSYDPAPVVHLVEADPASAAEALAGELREAGPAFTHAGAGAVIRGRRAYLVLLLSRRPVALEPFPREVALGATAVLRGELEGLERPTVHVTAPSGASRTVPASGAGRSFSASLRFDARGRWLVEVVGDGPRGPQVAALLTVSCGGAPLGRPGEGDESDPADRAAAEARVVAAVNATRAGAGLPPLEASAELTAAARRHSEAMLAAGVLAHVLPGSGTPADRLHRARIAFALALENVAMGPSALSAHRAAEESPAHRQNILSREVTRVGCGIARGKLPGGERVVYLTEIFLAPVEDGTDDRLTPEARVREALWRERARLGGGALASDPRLDELAREGARAMARRGDPAPGDLADRALALGRKVAAVDAFLGARADGAARSKNVGDRRFGRAGVGVAMGERGRYGAGLLYIAVVYTD from the coding sequence GTGACCGGCCGCCGCCGCCCGGGCGCGCTGGCGCTCCTCGCCCTGGCGCTGGCGTGCGGCCACGCCCCGCCCGCCCCGGCCCCGGCGCCCCCGCCCGGCGCGCCCCCGCCCGGCGCGCCCCCGTCCTCCCCCGCCGCCCCGGCGCTCTCCGCGCGCGGCCGCTACGGTCCCGAGCCGTCCGACGCCCCGAGCGCGCTCGAGCGCGCCGCGCTCGAGGCCGCGCTGGCGCGGCTCGCGCCCCGCCCCCGCCCCTCCGCCGCGCTGGCGGTGGCGGCGCGGGCGCTGGCCTCGGGCGCGGCCGACGGCGCGCGCGAGCCGCTCTCGCGCGAGCGCGTCCGGCTCGCGCTCGCGGGCGCCCTCTCCTACGACCCCGCCCCGGTGGTCCACCTGGTGGAGGCGGATCCGGCGAGCGCCGCGGAGGCCCTCGCCGGAGAGCTCCGCGAGGCGGGGCCGGCCTTCACCCACGCCGGGGCCGGGGCGGTGATCCGCGGCCGCCGGGCGTACCTCGTGCTGCTCCTGTCGCGGCGCCCGGTCGCGCTGGAGCCCTTCCCGCGCGAGGTGGCGCTCGGGGCGACCGCGGTCCTGCGCGGCGAGCTCGAGGGGCTCGAGCGGCCGACCGTCCACGTCACCGCGCCCTCCGGCGCGAGCCGCACCGTGCCGGCCAGCGGCGCCGGGCGGTCGTTCAGCGCCTCCCTCCGCTTCGACGCGCGGGGGCGCTGGCTGGTCGAGGTGGTCGGCGACGGCCCGCGCGGGCCGCAGGTGGCGGCGCTGCTCACCGTCTCGTGCGGCGGCGCGCCCCTGGGGCGACCCGGCGAGGGCGACGAGAGCGATCCGGCCGATCGCGCGGCGGCGGAGGCGCGGGTGGTCGCCGCGGTGAACGCCACCCGCGCCGGCGCCGGCCTGCCGCCGCTCGAGGCGAGCGCGGAGCTCACCGCGGCGGCGCGCCGCCACAGCGAGGCGATGCTCGCGGCCGGGGTCCTCGCGCACGTGCTGCCGGGCTCCGGGACGCCCGCGGACCGCCTGCACCGGGCGCGCATCGCGTTCGCGCTGGCGCTCGAGAACGTCGCCATGGGCCCGAGCGCCCTCTCCGCCCACCGCGCGGCGGAGGAGAGCCCGGCGCACCGCCAGAACATCCTGTCGCGCGAGGTGACGCGGGTGGGCTGCGGCATCGCCCGCGGCAAGCTCCCGGGGGGCGAGCGCGTCGTCTACCTGACCGAGATCTTCCTGGCGCCGGTGGAGGACGGCACCGACGATCGGCTGACCCCGGAGGCGCGGGTCCGCGAGGCGCTCTGGCGCGAGCGCGCCCGCCTGGGCGGGGGGGCGCTGGCGTCCGACCCGCGCCTCGACGAGCTCGCCCGCGAGGGGGCACGCGCGATGGCGCGCCGGGGCGACCCGGCGCCCGGGGACCTGGCGGACCGCGCCCTGGCGCTCGGCCGCAAGGTGGCGGCGGTCGACGCGTTCCTGGGGGCGCGGGCGGACGGCGCCGCGCGCTCGAAGAACGTGGGCGACCGGCGCTTCGGGCGGGCGGGGGTGGGCGTCGCGATGGGCGAGCGCGGACGGTACGGCGCCGGGCTGCTCTACATCGCGGTCGTCTACACCGACTGA
- a CDS encoding DciA family protein: MRGRGRPIATVLTDALAGRREARLTAVAAAFSEACGWPLAREVSVRAVARDGRLLAVASSRGWADEVERLAPALCARVNARLGRPVASGLDVRVGPVER; the protein is encoded by the coding sequence ATGCGCGGCCGCGGCCGACCGATCGCCACCGTCCTCACCGATGCGCTCGCCGGGCGGCGCGAGGCGCGCCTGACCGCCGTGGCGGCCGCCTTCTCCGAGGCGTGCGGCTGGCCGCTCGCCCGGGAGGTGTCGGTGCGAGCGGTCGCCCGCGACGGGCGGCTGCTCGCCGTCGCCTCCAGCCGCGGCTGGGCCGACGAGGTCGAGCGGCTCGCGCCCGCCCTCTGCGCGCGGGTGAACGCCCGGCTCGGGCGGCCCGTCGCGAGCGGGCTCGACGTGCGCGTGGGACCGGTCGAGCGGTGA
- a CDS encoding ATP-binding protein, with translation MSTPAGSLEAAAPSAAREPVWPHVRGGQPDRIKLSWLIKLHWGGIVGQSLAIVSARWVVGIDVPLLALFGILGFEVVENVGLELWLRRGGQVGERFIATAMFTDAFILTALLALSGGYSNPFSTMYLVNVALATVLLDAAWAWAMLGTSLALFGSLFGLHHLGVLQVLSSLDHAEIMSLHMQGMWVSFAVAAAFIVYVVARVQLALTQVEEALAAERSLSARKDKVASLATLAAGAAHELSTPLSTIAVVVKELMRSAEKSGASSSSLEDLALIREQVKRCRDILHHMSAQAGENAGEPIVELPLASWVDEAMAFLPDPTRVELRTDADLAAHAVAGPPRGLARALRSLLKNAVQASAPGKRVLLRVEVEGGAVRAQVIDQGCGMPQEILSRAGEPFFTTKVPGEGMGLGLFLTHTLAEQLGGNLELKSMPGSGTTATLKLPVTFRVPAAPQRRSEAP, from the coding sequence ATGAGCACGCCGGCCGGGAGCCTGGAGGCCGCCGCCCCGAGCGCGGCGCGCGAGCCAGTCTGGCCGCACGTCCGGGGCGGGCAGCCGGACCGGATCAAGCTCTCCTGGCTCATCAAGCTGCACTGGGGCGGGATCGTCGGCCAGTCGCTCGCCATCGTCTCGGCCCGCTGGGTGGTCGGCATCGACGTCCCGCTCCTGGCGCTGTTCGGGATCCTCGGCTTCGAGGTGGTGGAGAACGTCGGCCTCGAGCTGTGGCTGCGGCGGGGAGGGCAGGTCGGCGAGCGCTTCATCGCCACGGCGATGTTCACCGACGCCTTCATCCTGACCGCGCTCCTGGCGCTCTCCGGCGGCTACTCGAACCCGTTCTCGACGATGTACCTCGTGAACGTGGCGCTCGCGACGGTGCTGCTCGACGCGGCCTGGGCCTGGGCCATGCTCGGCACCAGCCTGGCGCTGTTCGGCTCGCTCTTCGGGCTGCACCACCTCGGCGTGCTGCAGGTGCTCTCGTCCCTGGACCACGCCGAGATCATGTCGCTCCACATGCAGGGCATGTGGGTCTCCTTCGCGGTGGCGGCGGCCTTCATCGTGTACGTGGTGGCGCGGGTCCAGCTCGCCCTGACGCAGGTGGAGGAGGCGCTGGCGGCCGAGCGCAGCCTCTCGGCGCGGAAGGACAAGGTGGCGTCGCTCGCGACGCTCGCCGCGGGGGCGGCGCACGAGCTCTCCACGCCGCTCTCCACCATCGCGGTGGTGGTGAAGGAGCTCATGCGGTCCGCCGAGAAGAGCGGCGCGTCCTCCTCGTCGCTGGAGGACCTGGCGCTCATCCGCGAGCAGGTGAAGCGCTGCCGCGACATCCTCCACCACATGTCGGCCCAGGCGGGCGAGAACGCCGGCGAGCCCATCGTGGAGCTGCCGCTCGCGAGCTGGGTGGACGAGGCGATGGCGTTCCTGCCCGACCCGACGCGGGTCGAGCTGCGGACCGACGCCGACCTCGCGGCCCACGCCGTCGCCGGGCCGCCGCGCGGGCTGGCCCGGGCGCTGCGCAGCCTGCTCAAGAACGCGGTGCAGGCCTCCGCGCCGGGCAAGCGCGTGCTGCTGCGCGTCGAGGTCGAGGGCGGCGCCGTCCGGGCGCAGGTCATCGACCAGGGCTGCGGCATGCCGCAGGAGATCCTGTCGCGCGCCGGCGAGCCCTTCTTCACGACCAAGGTCCCCGGCGAAGGCATGGGCCTCGGCCTCTTCCTCACCCACACCCTCGCGGAGCAGCTCGGGGGGAACCTCGAGCTCAAGTCGATGCCCGGCTCGGGCACCACGGCCACTCTCAAGCTGCCGGTGACGTTCCGCGTTCCGGCCGCGCCACAACGCAGGAGCGAAGCCCCATGA
- a CDS encoding response regulator transcription factor, with translation MTTTPPPQTPEPSKDASPSILLVDDDVTLRERLARALRERGFDVRTAGSADEAMEQVRADSPEMAVIDLRMPGRSGLDLLRDMREHDPATRVLVLTGYGSIATAVEATKLGAEGYLPKPVDADELLAAFAKNGPQPAPDHFATPSLARAEWEHIQRVLVDCGGNISEAARRLGIHRRSLQRKLQKYPPAR, from the coding sequence ATGACCACCACGCCCCCTCCCCAGACCCCCGAGCCCTCCAAGGACGCCTCGCCCAGCATCCTCCTCGTCGACGACGACGTGACGCTGCGCGAGCGGCTCGCCCGCGCGCTGCGCGAGCGCGGCTTCGACGTCCGCACCGCCGGCAGCGCCGACGAGGCGATGGAGCAGGTGCGCGCCGACTCGCCCGAGATGGCGGTGATCGACCTCCGCATGCCCGGCCGCAGCGGCCTCGACCTGCTGCGCGACATGCGCGAGCACGACCCGGCCACCCGCGTCCTCGTCCTCACCGGGTACGGCAGCATCGCCACCGCGGTCGAGGCCACCAAGCTCGGTGCCGAGGGCTACCTGCCGAAGCCGGTGGACGCGGACGAGCTCCTGGCCGCCTTCGCCAAGAACGGGCCGCAGCCGGCGCCGGACCACTTCGCCACCCCGTCGCTGGCCCGGGCGGAGTGGGAGCACATCCAGCGCGTGCTGGTGGACTGCGGCGGCAACATCAGCGAGGCGGCCCGCCGCCTCGGCATCCACCGCCGCTCCCTGCAGCGCAAGCTGCAGAAGTACCCGCCCGCGCGGTAG
- a CDS encoding thioredoxin family protein: MGDSPVVEITEQNFKPTVDRDGIVLVDWWAPWCGPCRAFGPIFEQVAARHPDLTFGKVNTEVEQQLAAAFEIRSIPTLMILRDRVLLFSQPGALPGQALEELIGKVRALDMEQVKAEIAAQQKSAAAPEA; the protein is encoded by the coding sequence ATGGGCGACAGCCCGGTCGTCGAGATCACCGAGCAGAACTTCAAGCCGACGGTGGACCGGGACGGCATCGTCCTCGTCGACTGGTGGGCGCCCTGGTGCGGGCCGTGCCGGGCGTTCGGGCCCATCTTCGAGCAGGTGGCGGCGCGGCACCCCGACCTCACCTTCGGCAAGGTGAACACCGAGGTGGAGCAGCAGCTGGCGGCCGCCTTCGAGATCCGCTCCATCCCGACGCTCATGATCCTGCGCGACCGCGTGCTGCTCTTCTCGCAGCCGGGCGCGCTGCCGGGGCAGGCGCTGGAGGAGCTCATCGGCAAGGTGCGCGCGCTCGACATGGAGCAGGTGAAGGCCGAGATCGCGGCGCAGCAGAAGAGCGCCGCCGCTCCCGAAGCCTGA
- a CDS encoding Y-family DNA polymerase: MQLELGVLAAPAPAASGPRVLALWAPDLPLQRLLRAREAAGSGRGGPRPPLAVEREGRVVACEAEARARGVRPGDALVQARAACAGLEVVPADEAADRAALEGLAEALLALAPAVEVALPDALLLDASGAHLLGAGAAGERALLERAVAVADELGLRVRAALARGRGPARALARHGRGAPIAAAGDATGALGPLPLAALELPAAMAERLAALGLRQVQDLARLPVEALAHRFGAAGLAAWRLAHGDDPSPLVPHVPARLPEERLELEAPLESAEPLLFALKRLADRLAARLAGRGLGATRLALALRLDPAGEERLELALALPSAAAARWLLVLRERLGALRLPGAVSAVTLAVAEAAPAAREQLALGDRPEQLAALETVLTRLAARLGDEALFAARLADRHRPEAAYAPAAFTGKPPAARGGRPPPPAEPAEGCAAPAERPTRLLAHPEPLVALGEGGRLAAVRAFGRTLRVLALSPAERLAGEWWTEPFDRDYHRARLEGLGDCWIFRDAGDGRLWLHGFFD; this comes from the coding sequence ATGCAGCTTGAGCTCGGCGTGCTCGCCGCGCCGGCGCCGGCGGCGAGCGGCCCGCGCGTCCTCGCGCTGTGGGCGCCCGACCTCCCGCTGCAGCGGCTCCTCCGCGCCCGCGAGGCGGCGGGGTCCGGCCGGGGCGGGCCGCGCCCGCCGCTGGCGGTGGAGCGGGAGGGGCGGGTGGTCGCGTGCGAGGCCGAGGCGCGCGCCCGCGGGGTCCGGCCGGGCGACGCGCTGGTGCAGGCGCGGGCCGCCTGCGCCGGGCTGGAGGTGGTCCCCGCCGACGAGGCGGCCGACCGCGCCGCGCTGGAGGGGCTCGCCGAGGCGCTCCTCGCCCTCGCTCCGGCGGTCGAGGTGGCGCTCCCGGACGCCCTCCTCCTCGACGCCAGCGGCGCGCACCTACTCGGCGCCGGCGCGGCGGGCGAGCGGGCGCTCCTCGAGCGCGCGGTGGCCGTCGCCGACGAGCTCGGGCTGCGGGTGAGGGCGGCCCTCGCCCGGGGGCGCGGGCCGGCGCGCGCGCTCGCCCGCCACGGGCGCGGCGCGCCCATCGCGGCGGCGGGCGACGCCACGGGCGCGCTGGGGCCGCTCCCGCTGGCCGCGCTCGAGCTCCCGGCCGCCATGGCCGAGCGGCTGGCCGCGCTGGGCCTGCGGCAGGTGCAGGACCTGGCGCGCCTGCCGGTCGAGGCGCTGGCGCACCGCTTCGGCGCGGCCGGGCTCGCCGCCTGGCGCCTCGCGCACGGCGACGACCCGTCGCCGCTCGTGCCCCACGTCCCGGCGCGCCTCCCCGAGGAGCGGCTCGAGCTGGAGGCGCCGCTCGAGAGCGCGGAGCCGCTCCTGTTCGCGCTGAAGCGCCTCGCCGATCGGCTGGCAGCGCGGCTGGCGGGGCGCGGGCTGGGGGCGACGCGGCTCGCGCTCGCGCTCCGCCTCGATCCCGCCGGCGAGGAGCGGCTCGAGCTGGCGCTGGCGCTCCCCTCCGCCGCCGCCGCGCGGTGGCTCCTCGTGCTGCGCGAGCGGCTCGGCGCGCTGCGGCTGCCCGGCGCGGTGAGCGCCGTGACGCTGGCGGTGGCCGAGGCGGCGCCCGCCGCGCGCGAGCAGCTCGCCCTCGGCGATCGCCCCGAGCAGCTCGCGGCGCTCGAGACGGTGCTGACCCGGCTCGCGGCGCGGCTCGGCGACGAGGCGCTCTTCGCGGCCCGGCTGGCCGATCGCCACCGGCCGGAGGCCGCCTACGCGCCGGCCGCGTTCACCGGGAAGCCGCCCGCGGCGCGGGGCGGCCGGCCCCCGCCCCCGGCGGAGCCGGCCGAGGGCTGCGCGGCCCCGGCCGAGCGCCCGACCCGGCTCCTCGCCCACCCCGAGCCGCTCGTCGCGCTGGGCGAGGGCGGGCGGCTCGCGGCGGTGCGCGCCTTCGGCCGGACGCTGCGCGTGCTGGCGCTCTCCCCCGCCGAGCGCCTCGCCGGCGAGTGGTGGACGGAGCCGTTCGACCGCGACTACCACCGGGCGCGGCTGGAGGGGCTGGGGGACTGCTGGATCTTCCGCGACGCCGGCGACGGCCGGCTCTGGCTGCACGGCTTCTTCGACTGA